A region from the Salidesulfovibrio onnuriiensis genome encodes:
- a CDS encoding KpsF/GutQ family sugar-phosphate isomerase — protein MGCHKPGTMLEVARKALDIEIQGLEAVRDQLDGGFTRAVDAMAACTGRVVITGVGKSGLVGRKIAATLSSTGTPSFFLHPVEGAHGDMGMIRDEDVVLAISNSGNTDEVNAILPTLKSLGATVISLTGNEQSTMAELSDIHILAKVPREACPIGLAPTASTTAHLAVGDALAVCLMEIKAFSQKDFKRFHPGGSLGQRLSMCVDELMHTEKLPVVDAGTPLRDALEVLHRGGFGLVAIVENDCRLLGVLTDGDVRRSVITGELDPQRPVDGVMTPSPRSVSVGESAACVLDLMEIHQITVLPVVGDDGCLAGIVHLHDLLGKGKLKFSNGM, from the coding sequence ATGGGATGTCATAAGCCCGGCACCATGCTGGAGGTGGCCCGCAAGGCCTTGGATATAGAGATACAGGGGTTGGAAGCCGTGCGCGACCAGCTGGACGGCGGTTTCACCCGGGCGGTGGACGCCATGGCCGCATGTACCGGCAGGGTGGTCATCACCGGGGTGGGCAAGTCCGGCCTGGTGGGGCGCAAGATAGCCGCAACTCTTTCCAGTACCGGCACTCCCTCCTTTTTCCTTCATCCGGTTGAGGGCGCTCACGGGGATATGGGCATGATCCGCGACGAAGACGTGGTGCTGGCTATCTCCAACAGCGGCAACACGGATGAGGTCAATGCCATCCTGCCCACGCTCAAGTCATTGGGTGCCACGGTCATTTCCCTGACCGGCAACGAACAGTCCACCATGGCCGAGCTTTCGGACATCCATATCCTCGCCAAGGTGCCGCGTGAAGCCTGCCCCATCGGCCTGGCTCCCACGGCAAGCACCACGGCGCACCTGGCCGTGGGCGATGCCCTGGCCGTCTGCCTCATGGAGATCAAGGCCTTCAGTCAGAAGGATTTCAAGCGTTTTCATCCCGGCGGCTCCCTCGGGCAGCGCTTGTCCATGTGTGTGGACGAGCTCATGCATACCGAGAAGCTGCCCGTGGTGGATGCCGGAACTCCGCTCAGGGATGCTCTGGAAGTGCTGCACCGGGGCGGTTTCGGGCTGGTGGCCATAGTGGAGAACGACTGCAGGCTGCTCGGCGTGCTTACCGACGGCGATGTGCGCCGTTCGGTCATTACCGGGGAGCTGGATCCGCAGCGGCCCGTGGACGGTGTCATGACTCCGTCGCCGCGCAGCGTCAGCGTGGGCGAATCCGCAGCCTGTGTGCTGGATCTCATGGAGATTCATCAGATCACGGTGTTGCCGGTTGTGGGCGATGACGGCTGTTTGGCAGGGATCGTGCATCTCCACGACCTGTTGGGTAAGGGCAAGTTGAAATTTTCGAATGGAATGTAG
- a CDS encoding YkgJ family cysteine cluster protein — protein MSMFSGKETVAGGGKVDPGVCARCAGLGPTCCHLTPGHEEFCFPVSEMEKGRILESMPCTGGFVLEENSEAFVDNVCRLFPGEEDVVRELFPRAKSHYRLAIGEEGACRFLGSSGCTIPREIRPYYCRLFPFWMAGNEVIIFDAQSCLARREARNLNRMLESIGTTKSEIRDLFGRLRLAWNLPPQRGMNSVKKKF, from the coding sequence ATGAGCATGTTTTCCGGCAAGGAGACGGTCGCGGGCGGCGGGAAGGTCGATCCTGGAGTTTGCGCACGGTGTGCAGGACTCGGGCCCACCTGCTGCCATCTGACTCCCGGCCATGAGGAATTCTGCTTTCCGGTATCCGAGATGGAAAAGGGACGCATCCTCGAGAGCATGCCCTGTACGGGCGGGTTTGTTCTGGAGGAAAATTCCGAGGCCTTCGTGGATAATGTTTGCCGCCTGTTCCCGGGCGAGGAGGATGTTGTCCGCGAACTGTTTCCCCGGGCCAAGTCCCATTACCGGCTGGCCATCGGCGAGGAAGGGGCCTGCCGTTTTCTCGGCTCCTCGGGCTGCACCATCCCCCGGGAAATCCGGCCCTATTATTGCCGCTTGTTTCCTTTCTGGATGGCGGGTAATGAAGTCATCATCTTTGATGCCCAGAGTTGTCTTGCCCGGCGCGAGGCCCGCAACCTCAACAGGATGCTGGAAAGCATCGGCACCACCAAATCCGAAATCCGCGATCTCTTCGGCCGTCTGCGGCTGGCCTGGAACCTGCCGCCCCAGCGCGGCATGAATTCTGTAAAAAAGAAATTTTAA
- a CDS encoding penicillin-binding protein 1A, which yields MKILKILLITFLVFLVAAIGGVVFIYNWAAKDLPGFKEITDYNPPLVTTVYAKDNQVLGYFYKEKRFLVTLDQMSPWIPKAFLAAEDAGFYEHEGVDLAAIARAFVINVKAGHIKQGGSTITQQIIKRLLLTSEKKYERKLKEAILAFRLEHYLTKDEILTIYLNQIPLGARSHGVEAAARVYFGKHANELDLAECAILAGLPQAPSRYNPLRHPDRARKRQVYVLEQLLSQGWITQEQFEEAINKEIVYQSMPDPSWKVGAYYLEEVRRWLIDKYGEEQVYTGGMTVTTPCDLKHQDAAEKALHKGLEDSAKRRGWTGPLENVSMGDATRIQSEGPQDTEGLEAGSRVKALVTKVRQDGAEVVFGAFNGFITLKSMWWCREPDIRKSHEDVPDPKDARMILNKGDVVWVSITEIPEVSGAVWKLGLEREPEIEGAIVSIKPDTGEVLALVGGYSFHKSQFNRATQAKRQCGSAFKPIVYSTAIDNGFTPASIVLDAPIVFANDEQGKLWRPENFENKFYGPTLLRTALVKSRNLVTIRVAQKLGIGKIIERARALGLDTEFPHDLSVALGSASVSLINLCEAYTAFARGGSYIKPRIVLSVQSAWGEELYVSEPEAVDAISPQTAFIMASLMKEVVRDGTGWRARILGRPVAGKTGTSNNEQDAWFMGYTPYLLTGVYVGFDELAPQGKWETGSRAASPIWVDYRKVVEEDFPYQDFTQPPGVDMVRIDGRSGRLAGPNSKEVYFLPFKSGTQPSQMAASSGGGSGDAPVSDDDLFKQVF from the coding sequence ATGAAAATTCTCAAAATACTTTTGATCACGTTTCTGGTCTTTCTTGTCGCCGCCATTGGCGGCGTAGTCTTTATCTACAACTGGGCGGCAAAGGATCTGCCCGGGTTCAAGGAGATAACCGACTACAACCCGCCGCTGGTGACCACGGTCTACGCCAAGGACAACCAGGTGCTGGGGTATTTCTACAAGGAAAAACGGTTCCTGGTGACCTTGGATCAGATGAGCCCCTGGATCCCCAAGGCCTTTTTGGCCGCCGAGGACGCAGGTTTTTACGAGCACGAGGGTGTGGACCTTGCCGCCATCGCCCGCGCCTTTGTCATCAATGTCAAGGCCGGGCACATCAAGCAGGGCGGTTCCACCATCACCCAGCAGATCATCAAGCGGCTGCTCCTGACCTCGGAAAAGAAGTATGAGCGCAAGCTCAAGGAAGCCATCCTCGCCTTCAGGCTTGAGCATTACCTGACCAAGGACGAGATCCTGACCATCTACCTGAACCAGATCCCGCTAGGCGCGCGTTCCCACGGTGTAGAAGCCGCTGCGCGCGTCTATTTCGGCAAGCACGCCAACGAGCTGGATCTGGCCGAGTGCGCCATTCTCGCTGGCCTGCCCCAGGCGCCCAGCCGGTACAATCCCTTGCGCCACCCTGATCGCGCCCGGAAAAGGCAGGTCTATGTGCTGGAGCAGCTTCTCAGCCAGGGCTGGATTACCCAGGAGCAGTTCGAAGAGGCCATAAACAAGGAAATTGTCTACCAGAGCATGCCCGATCCGTCCTGGAAGGTCGGCGCCTATTACCTGGAAGAGGTCCGGCGCTGGCTGATCGACAAATACGGCGAGGAGCAGGTGTATACCGGCGGCATGACCGTGACCACGCCCTGCGATCTCAAGCATCAGGACGCCGCGGAAAAGGCCCTGCACAAGGGGCTGGAGGATTCCGCCAAGCGCCGTGGCTGGACCGGGCCTCTTGAAAACGTGAGCATGGGCGATGCCACCCGCATTCAAAGCGAGGGCCCTCAGGATACGGAAGGCCTTGAGGCGGGCAGCCGGGTCAAGGCCCTGGTTACTAAAGTTCGCCAGGACGGGGCCGAGGTCGTGTTCGGCGCATTCAACGGTTTTATTACCCTGAAGTCCATGTGGTGGTGCCGCGAACCCGATATCAGAAAATCCCATGAGGACGTGCCCGATCCCAAGGACGCCCGCATGATTCTCAATAAGGGCGATGTTGTCTGGGTCTCCATCACCGAGATTCCTGAGGTTTCCGGTGCCGTCTGGAAGCTCGGCCTGGAGCGTGAGCCCGAAATCGAGGGTGCCATCGTTTCCATCAAGCCGGACACCGGCGAGGTGCTGGCGCTGGTGGGCGGCTATTCCTTCCACAAGAGCCAGTTCAACCGCGCCACCCAGGCCAAGCGCCAGTGCGGTTCGGCCTTCAAGCCCATCGTCTATTCCACGGCCATCGACAACGGGTTTACCCCGGCATCCATTGTGTTGGACGCGCCCATCGTCTTTGCCAACGACGAGCAGGGCAAGCTCTGGCGGCCCGAGAACTTCGAAAACAAATTCTACGGTCCCACCTTGCTGCGCACCGCATTGGTCAAGTCGCGCAACCTGGTAACCATCCGCGTTGCCCAGAAGCTGGGCATCGGCAAGATCATCGAGCGGGCCAGGGCATTGGGCCTGGACACCGAGTTCCCACACGACCTGTCCGTGGCGCTGGGCTCCGCATCCGTGAGCCTCATAAACCTGTGCGAGGCGTATACCGCCTTTGCCCGTGGCGGTTCCTACATCAAGCCACGCATCGTGCTTTCCGTGCAGAGCGCCTGGGGCGAGGAACTCTATGTTTCCGAACCCGAGGCCGTGGACGCCATCAGCCCGCAGACCGCATTCATCATGGCCAGCCTCATGAAGGAGGTCGTGCGCGACGGCACCGGCTGGCGCGCACGCATTCTGGGCCGTCCCGTGGCGGGCAAGACCGGCACCTCCAACAATGAACAGGATGCCTGGTTCATGGGCTATACCCCGTATCTGCTCACCGGCGTCTACGTGGGCTTTGACGAGCTCGCCCCCCAGGGCAAGTGGGAGACCGGTTCCCGTGCGGCCAGCCCCATCTGGGTGGACTACCGCAAGGTCGTGGAGGAGGATTTCCCCTACCAGGACTTCACCCAGCCCCCGGGAGTTGATATGGTGCGCATAGACGGCAGAAGCGGACGCCTTGCCGGGCCCAATTCCAAGGAAGTGTATTTCCTGCCGTTCAAGTCCGGCACGCAACCTTCGCAGATGGCCGCGTCTTCGGGCGGCGGCAGCGGGGACGCGCCCGTTTCGGACGACGATCTCTTCAAGCAGGTATTCTAA
- a CDS encoding PhzF family phenazine biosynthesis protein: MKLDIYQVDAFAEGVFSGNPASVIPLYEWPSDELMQNIARENNQSETAFYVPKGEYFELRWFTPEFEIDLCGHATMAAAHVIYEHSGYSDPAVVFVTKSGRLFVDREESGTYTMDFPAWDYKELQVTERVAKSIGVRPRELYANDRDMLAVLDAESEVRNITPDFRKINELDCVCLIVTAPGEDHDFVSRVFCPGAGIPEDPVTGSAHCSLVPYWAKRLGRESLQAFQASERGGVLGCELAGDRVRISGMAVTYMQGTVFL; this comes from the coding sequence ATGAAGCTGGATATCTATCAGGTCGACGCATTTGCCGAAGGGGTGTTCAGCGGCAATCCCGCCTCGGTCATTCCGCTGTATGAATGGCCGAGCGACGAGCTCATGCAGAATATCGCCCGGGAGAACAACCAGTCCGAGACGGCCTTTTATGTTCCCAAGGGTGAATACTTCGAGCTACGCTGGTTCACCCCCGAATTCGAGATCGACCTGTGCGGTCACGCCACCATGGCGGCTGCCCATGTCATCTACGAGCACTCGGGGTATTCGGACCCGGCCGTGGTCTTTGTGACCAAGAGCGGCAGGCTGTTCGTGGACCGGGAGGAGTCCGGGACCTACACCATGGATTTTCCGGCCTGGGACTACAAGGAGCTGCAGGTCACGGAGCGGGTGGCCAAGTCTATTGGGGTGCGGCCCCGGGAGCTTTACGCCAACGACCGCGACATGCTGGCCGTGCTGGACGCGGAAAGCGAGGTCCGGAACATCACCCCCGATTTCAGGAAGATCAACGAACTGGACTGCGTGTGCCTCATTGTCACGGCTCCGGGAGAAGACCATGATTTCGTGTCCCGGGTTTTTTGCCCCGGAGCGGGCATCCCAGAGGACCCGGTGACCGGTTCGGCCCATTGCTCCCTGGTACCGTACTGGGCAAAGCGCCTTGGCAGGGAAAGCCTGCAGGCCTTTCAGGCCTCGGAGCGGGGCGGAGTGCTCGGCTGCGAGCTGGCCGGGGACCGGGTGCGGATTTCCGGCATGGCCGTGACCTACATGCAGGGCACCGTCTTTTTGTAG
- a CDS encoding D-lyxose/D-mannose family sugar isomerase: MKRSEINALIRDAKAFFESMNFKLPPWAFWKPEVWKGMGDTEIVANQLGWDLTDYGAGKFEERGLILFTIRNGNLQAGHPKPYAEKIMIVRENQICPMHFHWSKMEDIINRGGGNLVIELHGSDEEENFSGKPLTVMVDGIARIVEPGGTVVLAPGESITLEKGMYHRFSGEPGKGKVLVGEVSSVNDDNTDNRFHQPMPRFPEIEEDEAPVHLLCTDYPKYI, translated from the coding sequence ATGAAACGTAGCGAAATCAATGCTCTCATTCGGGACGCCAAGGCCTTCTTCGAGTCCATGAACTTTAAGCTGCCGCCGTGGGCCTTCTGGAAGCCCGAGGTCTGGAAAGGCATGGGCGATACCGAGATCGTGGCCAATCAACTCGGCTGGGACCTGACCGACTATGGTGCGGGCAAGTTCGAGGAGCGCGGCCTGATCCTGTTCACCATCCGCAACGGCAATTTGCAGGCCGGGCATCCCAAGCCCTATGCTGAAAAGATCATGATCGTGCGGGAGAATCAGATCTGTCCCATGCACTTCCATTGGTCCAAGATGGAGGACATTATCAATCGGGGCGGCGGCAACCTGGTCATCGAGCTGCACGGTTCGGACGAGGAAGAGAATTTTTCCGGAAAGCCGCTCACGGTCATGGTGGACGGCATTGCCCGCATCGTGGAGCCGGGCGGCACCGTCGTGCTTGCGCCGGGAGAGTCCATCACTCTGGAAAAGGGCATGTATCATCGTTTCTCCGGAGAACCGGGCAAGGGCAAGGTCCTGGTGGGCGAGGTCTCCTCGGTCAACGATGACAACACGGACAACCGTTTTCATCAACCCATGCCACGTTTCCCGGAAATCGAGGAAGATGAGGCTCCGGTGCATCTTCTGTGCACCGATTATCCCAAATACATCTAG
- a CDS encoding carbohydrate kinase family protein, with the protein MAFKAAGIGEILWDMLPEGKKLGGAPANFAYHFKALGGESITISRVGDDDMGREALAILKKHALDIRAVTVDPVHPTGRVDVTVDAQGVASYEFPDHVAWDFIEANDAARAALPALNAVCFGTLAQRSENSRSAILSLLGQLPGACLKIYDINLRKDFYTREIIENSLALADVLKINDEELDVVGPLLGFRGDQQTMLRGLVRHFSLKLGVLTRGGSGSLLLTADKASDFAGMSVRISDTIGAGDSFTAAMALAWLKGRKLDEINRYASEVAAYVCTQAGAMPPMPSRLSLNAQ; encoded by the coding sequence ATGGCATTCAAGGCAGCAGGCATCGGCGAAATCCTCTGGGACATGCTCCCGGAGGGCAAAAAACTCGGGGGCGCACCCGCCAACTTCGCCTACCACTTCAAGGCGCTGGGCGGCGAGAGCATCACCATCTCCCGCGTGGGCGACGATGACATGGGGCGCGAGGCCCTGGCGATCTTGAAAAAACACGCTCTGGACATACGCGCCGTGACCGTTGACCCGGTTCATCCCACGGGCCGCGTGGACGTGACCGTGGATGCGCAGGGAGTGGCCTCCTACGAATTCCCGGACCATGTCGCCTGGGACTTCATCGAGGCCAACGATGCGGCCCGCGCCGCCCTGCCAGCCCTGAATGCTGTCTGCTTCGGCACCCTGGCCCAACGCTCGGAGAACTCCCGCAGCGCCATCCTGTCGCTTCTGGGCCAACTGCCCGGCGCATGCCTGAAGATTTACGACATCAACCTGCGCAAGGACTTCTACACCAGGGAAATCATCGAGAACTCCCTGGCGCTGGCCGACGTGCTCAAGATCAACGACGAGGAGCTGGACGTGGTGGGCCCCCTACTCGGCTTCCGGGGCGACCAGCAGACCATGCTGCGCGGGCTGGTGCGGCACTTCTCGCTCAAGCTGGGCGTGCTGACCCGGGGCGGTAGCGGCAGCCTGCTGCTCACGGCCGACAAGGCATCGGATTTCGCAGGCATGAGCGTGCGGATCAGCGACACCATCGGCGCGGGGGACTCGTTCACCGCAGCCATGGCCCTGGCCTGGCTCAAGGGCAGAAAGCTGGACGAAATCAACCGCTACGCCTCGGAGGTGGCGGCCTATGTCTGTACTCAGGCCGGAGCCATGCCGCCCATGCCCAGCAGGCTGTCCCTTAACGCACAATAG
- a CDS encoding peptidase U32 family protein: MSKKELKPEIMAPAGDQSSYLAAVAAGADVIYVGLKHFSARMQAKNFSISDLAALASLAREHGTKTYVAMNTLVKPDDAQSAGRLIHRLTQSVKPEALIVQDLAMLQLARQAGYKGELHLSTLANVTHPAGLAIAKELGASRVVLPREMNLDEIREMAKATPKGLDLEIFIHGALCHCVSGRCYWSSYMGGKSGLRGRCVQPCRRLYKQGGSHDAKRLFSCMDLSLDVLTKPLLDIPQVTSWKIEGRKKGPHYVYYTVKAYKLLRDNPTDAQAKKMAQSLLDQALGRPSSHSVFLPQRPYMPIKPHEETSSGLFIGQVKKDGQKFYFTTREELQPGDLVRIGYEDQPGHRTLSIRRRIPKRGRFDIPFRKNIKGPGLRSGYNVFLVDRREKELTKLIHELENDLKNHERPAPKESTFEPKMPKGTGQRSRQRPVHMQVNRSLPKGRIQGHAALWLERSSLQGVSRQMIPRTTWWLPPVIWPAEDSKYRGLIKDAQRNGATTFVLNSPWQAAYFKDRKAELIAGPFCNVSNHLALAALKGLGFSSAIISPELPAEDVMALAKKPIIPLGMVIKGLWPFGISRILAEEVKEETPIKSPMHEVAWVKKHGQNYWIYPGWELDLSGELKHLERAGISTFIHLHEPWPRSVPRPRRTSTFNWKLKLL; the protein is encoded by the coding sequence ATGAGTAAAAAAGAATTGAAACCAGAAATAATGGCCCCGGCGGGCGACCAAAGCTCCTACCTTGCTGCGGTGGCTGCTGGCGCAGACGTCATCTATGTCGGCCTCAAGCACTTTTCCGCCCGCATGCAGGCCAAGAACTTTTCCATCAGCGACCTTGCCGCGCTGGCCAGCCTGGCTCGCGAGCACGGCACCAAGACTTACGTGGCAATGAACACCCTGGTCAAGCCCGATGATGCACAATCCGCGGGACGGCTAATCCACAGGCTGACCCAATCGGTAAAGCCCGAGGCGCTCATCGTCCAGGATCTTGCCATGCTCCAGCTGGCGCGGCAAGCGGGCTACAAGGGCGAGCTGCACCTTTCCACCCTGGCCAACGTGACCCACCCCGCGGGACTGGCCATTGCTAAGGAACTGGGCGCCAGCCGCGTGGTGCTGCCGCGTGAAATGAACCTGGACGAAATCCGGGAAATGGCCAAGGCAACGCCCAAGGGACTGGATTTGGAAATCTTCATCCACGGCGCCCTGTGCCACTGTGTCTCGGGCCGCTGCTACTGGAGCAGCTACATGGGCGGCAAAAGCGGCCTGCGCGGCCGCTGCGTTCAGCCCTGCCGACGCCTGTACAAACAGGGCGGCAGCCACGACGCCAAGCGTCTGTTCTCATGCATGGACCTGAGCCTGGACGTGCTGACCAAGCCCCTGCTGGACATCCCCCAGGTCACATCCTGGAAGATCGAAGGCCGCAAGAAAGGGCCCCACTACGTCTACTATACGGTCAAGGCCTACAAGCTTCTGCGCGACAACCCAACGGACGCCCAGGCCAAGAAAATGGCCCAGAGCCTGCTGGACCAGGCCCTTGGTCGGCCCTCCAGCCATTCAGTTTTCCTGCCCCAGCGCCCGTACATGCCCATCAAGCCGCACGAGGAAACCAGCTCGGGGCTGTTCATCGGCCAGGTCAAGAAGGACGGACAGAAGTTCTACTTCACCACGCGCGAGGAATTGCAACCCGGCGACCTGGTGCGCATCGGCTACGAGGACCAGCCCGGCCACCGCACCCTGAGTATCCGCAGGCGCATCCCCAAGCGGGGACGATTCGATATTCCCTTCAGGAAAAACATCAAGGGCCCGGGCCTGCGCTCGGGATACAACGTCTTTCTGGTGGACCGCCGCGAAAAGGAATTGACCAAGCTCATCCATGAGCTGGAAAACGATCTCAAGAATCACGAACGCCCGGCCCCCAAGGAATCCACCTTCGAGCCCAAGATGCCCAAGGGCACGGGCCAGCGCAGCAGGCAGCGCCCCGTGCACATGCAAGTGAACCGCAGCCTGCCCAAAGGACGCATCCAGGGTCATGCGGCCCTGTGGCTGGAGCGCTCCTCCCTGCAGGGCGTGTCTCGCCAGATGATTCCCCGCACCACATGGTGGCTGCCGCCGGTGATCTGGCCTGCCGAAGATTCCAAGTACAGGGGATTGATCAAGGACGCCCAGCGCAACGGAGCCACCACCTTCGTGCTCAACTCGCCCTGGCAGGCGGCCTATTTCAAGGACCGCAAGGCGGAACTCATTGCAGGGCCTTTCTGCAACGTATCCAACCACCTGGCCCTGGCCGCACTCAAAGGGCTGGGTTTCTCCTCTGCCATCATCAGCCCGGAGCTTCCGGCAGAGGACGTCATGGCGCTAGCCAAAAAGCCCATCATCCCGCTGGGCATGGTGATCAAGGGCCTCTGGCCCTTCGGCATCTCCCGCATCCTGGCCGAGGAGGTCAAGGAAGAAACGCCCATAAAGAGCCCCATGCACGAGGTGGCCTGGGTCAAGAAACACGGGCAGAACTACTGGATCTATCCCGGCTGGGAACTGGATCTTTCCGGGGAGCTCAAGCACCTGGAACGCGCGGGCATCAGCACCTTTATCCACCTGCACGAGCCCTGGCCCCGTTCGGTGCCCCGGCCGCGCCGCACCAGCACCTTCAACTGGAAACTGAAACTGCTCTAG
- a CDS encoding dihydroorotate dehydrogenase electron transfer subunit produces MIRPASWGPELVWGRPFSICSADGKSLTLFIQKVGRGTSRIAELEKGDSVTVWGPLGNGFAVEPETPTLMLAGGIGIAPFRGYIEQHPTSENLKLFFAHRMPRACYSYDSMTATVRHQSMVEQNPDDLQAIIKEMGVLIEQYKDGLILCCGPTPFMRTARKFALEHGARLQVSLENHMGCGVGACLGCVCKNDKDKYVQVCTNGPVFWADKVEL; encoded by the coding sequence ATGATTCGGCCCGCAAGCTGGGGGCCCGAGCTGGTCTGGGGCCGTCCGTTCTCCATCTGTTCGGCCGACGGCAAGTCCCTGACCCTGTTCATTCAGAAGGTCGGCCGGGGCACGTCGCGTATCGCCGAGCTTGAAAAGGGCGATTCCGTCACTGTCTGGGGGCCGCTGGGCAACGGGTTCGCCGTGGAGCCGGAAACCCCCACACTTATGCTGGCGGGTGGCATCGGCATTGCCCCGTTCCGTGGTTATATCGAGCAGCATCCCACCTCTGAAAATTTGAAGCTATTCTTTGCTCACCGCATGCCGAGAGCATGCTATTCCTACGATTCCATGACCGCGACCGTGCGGCATCAAAGCATGGTCGAGCAGAATCCCGACGACCTGCAGGCCATCATAAAGGAAATGGGCGTTTTGATCGAGCAGTACAAGGACGGCCTGATCCTGTGCTGCGGACCGACCCCGTTCATGCGCACGGCGCGGAAATTCGCTCTGGAGCATGGCGCGCGTCTGCAGGTTTCCCTGGAGAATCACATGGGGTGCGGCGTAGGCGCCTGTCTGGGGTGCGTCTGCAAGAACGACAAGGACAAGTACGTGCAGGTATGCACCAACGGGCCGGTGTTCTGGGCCGACAAGGTGGAGCTTTAG
- a CDS encoding dihydroorotate dehydrogenase, whose protein sequence is MNMKVSFGGLEMKNPVMTASGTFGNGLEFAPYGDLEKLGGICAKGLSLKPREGNPMPRIAETPCGMLNAIGIQNPGVEYFLTNILPSLKSKDVAVVANLYACDAEEFGELGAILAAEDKIAALEVNVSCPNVKEGGAAFGQDPRQITKVTEAVKKRAGSKPVMVKLSPNVADIVSCARAAVDGGADILSLINTLIGMSVDIRSRRPRIANVVAGLSGPAIKPVALRCVHQVCRAVDVPVVGIGGIASAEDALEFILLGAHAVQVGTANFMRPDFAFSLAGDMEKLLEEIGAKSLEDYRGSLELPL, encoded by the coding sequence ATGAACATGAAGGTATCTTTCGGCGGTCTGGAGATGAAGAATCCGGTCATGACCGCCTCGGGGACGTTCGGCAACGGCCTTGAATTCGCGCCTTATGGCGACCTGGAAAAGCTCGGCGGCATCTGCGCCAAGGGTCTTTCCCTGAAACCGCGCGAGGGCAATCCCATGCCGCGCATCGCCGAGACTCCCTGCGGCATGCTCAATGCCATCGGCATTCAGAACCCGGGCGTGGAATATTTTCTCACGAACATCTTGCCGTCGCTCAAAAGCAAGGACGTGGCCGTGGTCGCCAATCTTTATGCTTGCGATGCAGAGGAGTTCGGCGAGCTCGGAGCCATCCTCGCGGCCGAGGACAAGATCGCGGCCCTGGAGGTGAACGTCTCCTGTCCCAACGTGAAGGAGGGCGGTGCGGCCTTCGGCCAGGATCCCCGGCAGATCACCAAGGTCACGGAGGCGGTCAAGAAGCGGGCGGGCAGCAAGCCTGTCATGGTCAAACTTTCGCCCAACGTCGCGGACATCGTTTCCTGCGCCAGGGCGGCCGTGGACGGCGGGGCGGACATCCTTTCGCTCATCAATACGCTCATCGGCATGTCCGTGGACATCCGCAGCCGCAGGCCGCGCATCGCCAACGTCGTGGCCGGGCTTTCCGGGCCGGCAATAAAGCCCGTGGCCCTGCGTTGCGTGCATCAGGTCTGCCGCGCCGTGGATGTTCCCGTGGTGGGCATCGGCGGTATTGCCTCGGCCGAGGACGCCCTGGAGTTCATCCTGCTGGGCGCGCACGCGGTGCAGGTGGGGACGGCCAACTTCATGCGCCCGGATTTCGCCTTTTCCCTGGCCGGGGACATGGAAAAGCTGCTGGAGGAGATCGGCGCGAAAAGCCTGGAGGACTACCGCGGGAGTCTGGAGCTTCCCTTGTAA
- a CDS encoding bile acid:sodium symporter family protein: MSRLQSIPRFFERHFILVAVILSGLSLWQPSLFIWIKPHIPLGLGVIMFGMGLTLDFDDFREIFRKWRLVGLGVVLQFTVMPLSAILLAHVFNLPVVFPLIDGLILRRVFRKRLEPVLHWFPSVSITVIALLVACIVGLNRAALLAFPALVFLAVALHNGLGLAVGYVSGRLLGQHESDCRTLAIEVGMQNSGLGVALAAQYFGAASALPGALFSLWHNISGVFLATFWRRTRGSL, translated from the coding sequence ATGTCCAGACTCCAATCCATTCCCCGATTTTTTGAGCGCCACTTTATTCTCGTGGCCGTGATTCTTTCCGGGTTGTCTCTTTGGCAGCCGTCACTCTTCATCTGGATCAAGCCGCACATTCCGCTGGGGCTCGGGGTGATCATGTTCGGCATGGGGCTGACCCTCGATTTCGATGATTTCCGTGAGATTTTTCGTAAATGGCGACTGGTGGGACTCGGCGTGGTGTTGCAGTTCACGGTCATGCCTCTGTCGGCGATCCTCCTGGCACATGTGTTCAACCTTCCCGTGGTTTTCCCGCTTATTGACGGTCTCATTCTCCGCCGTGTTTTCCGGAAGCGTCTGGAGCCTGTTTTGCATTGGTTTCCCTCTGTTTCCATTACAGTGATCGCCCTGCTCGTGGCCTGTATTGTCGGTCTGAACCGGGCTGCGCTGCTGGCCTTTCCCGCGTTGGTTTTTCTTGCGGTGGCCCTGCACAACGGGCTGGGCCTTGCCGTCGGGTATGTCTCCGGCAGGTTGCTCGGCCAACACGAATCAGATTGCCGCACCCTGGCCATAGAGGTGGGAATGCAGAACTCCGGGCTCGGCGTGGCGTTGGCCGCGCAGTATTTTGGGGCCGCCTCGGCATTGCCCGGCGCATTGTTCAGCCTCTGGCACAACATTTCCGGGGTATTCCTGGCCACATTCTGGCGCAGAACGAGGGGTAGCCTTTAA